tctttctctctctgtgtctgtgccagtctctgtgtctgtctgtgcctttgccagtctctgtctgtgccagtctctttctgtctgtttctctgtctgtgccagtttctttctgtttgtgccagtctctttctctgtctgtgtcagtctctttctctttgtctgtgcctgtgtcagtctctgtctgtgccagtctctttctctgtttctctgtctgtgccagtctctttctgtctgtttctctgcctgtgtcagtctctttgtctgtgcctgtgtcagtctctttctctgtctgtctattaatttgttatatttggtattgacttgagaaagtcttacacactgttttcagtgtaatgtacatagtggggaccagtagttttaggaaagccatacaaacccattggtaccaaatacacacatttcacatgtttagcatagtggggaccttgtttaataagtgatgacttgtaactattttttaaattttctttatagcctccatgcaaggatgatgacaacatgacagcaatagataactgctctgaggattctgtaaatactgaaggcacttcacgattcacagctgaggtatgtgtatttattatctctgcctgtgtgccagtctctttctctgtctgtgtcagtctctttctctgtctgtgtctgtgtcggtctttattctgtctgtctctttctctgtctgtgccagtctctttctctgtctgtgtctgttccagtctctttctctgtctgtgtctgttccagtctctttctctgtctatgccagtctctttctctgtctgtgtctgttctagtctctttctctgtctgtgtctgtctctttctctgtctgtgtctgtgtcagtcttttttctgtctgtctctttctctgtctgtgtgtcagtctctttctctgtctatgccagtctctttctctgtctgtgtcactcttttttctgtctgtctctttctctgtctgtctcagtctctttctctgtctgtgcctgtgtcagtctctgtctgtgccagtctctttctctgtctgtgtctgtgccagtctctttctctgtctgtgtctgtgccagtctctttctctgtctgtgtctgtgccagtctctttctctgtctgtttctctgcctgtatcagtctctttctttgtctctgtctgtgtcagtctctttctctgtccgtctattaatttgttatatttggtattgacttgagaaagtcttacacactgttttcagtgtaatgtacatagtggggacctgtagtcttaggaaagccatacaaacccgttggtaccaaatacacacatttcacatgtttagcatagtggggaccttgtctaataagtgatgacttgtaactatatttttaataactttattatagcctccatgcaaggatgatgacaacatgacagcaatagagaactgctctgatgattctgtaactactgaaggcacttcacgattcacagctgaggtatgtgtatttattatctctgtgtcagtctttttctctgtatgtatgtctgtctctctgtgtcagtttctttctctgtctgtatgtttgtgtctctgtgttagactctttctgtgccagtctctgtctgtttcagtctctttctctgtctgtgcctgtgtccgtctctgtctttgccagtctctttctctgtctgtgtctgtgccagtctctttctgtctgtttctctgtctgtgtctgtctctttctctgcctgtgcttgtgtcagtctttttctctttgtctgtgcctgtgcctgtgtcagtctctctctgtgccagtctctttctgtctgtttctctgtctgtgcctgtctctttctgtctgtttctctgtctgtgtcagtctctttgtctgtgcctgtgcctgtgtcagtctctttctctgtctgtgtcagtctctttctctgtctgtgccagtctctttctctgtctgtgtcagtctctttctctgtctgtgccagtctctttctctgtctgtgtcagtctctttctctgtctgtgcctgtgtcagtctctttctctgtctattaatttgttatatttggtattgacttgagaaagtcttacacactatttccagtgtaatgtacatagtggggaccagtagtcttaggaaagccatacaaacccattggaaccaaatacacacatttcacaggtttaacatagtggggaccttgtctaataagtgatgacttgtagctattttttaaataactttcttatagcctccatggaaggatgatgacaacatgacagcaatagagaactgctctgaggattctgtaactactgaaggcacttcacgattcacagctgaggtatgtgtatttattatctctgtctgtgtcagtcttttttctgtcagtctctttctctgtctgtgtctgtgccagtctctttctccgtctgtgcctgtgccagtctctttctccgtctgtgcctgtgtcagtctctgtctctgcctgtgtcagtctctgtctctgtctgtcagtctctgtctctgcctgtgtcggtctctgtctctgcctgtgtcggtctctgtctctgtctgtgtcggtctctgtctgtgccagtctctttctctgtctgggtcagtctctgtctgtgccagtctctttctctgtctgtgccagtctctttctctgtctgtgccagtctctttctctgtctgtgtcagtctctttatctgtctattaatttgttatatttggtattgacttgagaaagtcttacacactatTTCCAGTGTAATGTGTATATAATGGGGACctgtagtcttaggaaagccatacaaacccattggaacctaatacacacattttacaggtttagcatagtggggaccttgtctaataagtgatgacttgtaactattttttttaaataactttcttatagcctccatgcaaggatgatgacaacatgacagcaatagagaactgctctgatgattctgtaactactgaaggcacttcacgattcacagctgaggtatgtgtatttattatctctgtctgtgtcagtcttttttctgtcagtctctttctctgtctgtgtctgtgccagtctctttctgtctgtttctctgtctgtgtcagtctttttctgtctttttctctgtctgtgtcagtctttctctgtctttttctctgtctgtgtcagtctctttctctgtctgtatgtctgtgtctatctgtgtcagtttctttctctctgtgtttcagtctctttctctgtctgtttcggtctctttctctctgtctgtgtctgtgccagtctctttctctgtctgtgtgtcagtctttttctctgtctgtatgtctgtctatctgtgtcagtctctttatccgtctgtatgtctgtctctgtatccgtctgtatgtctgtctctgtttgacagattttctctctttcacttcattttcatatttatctttctttttttgtctttaacagCCTTTGGTTGATTACTCGGACACCGAAGATGAAGTTTTGTGTTCTAAAATTAAGACATCTTATAAAAaggtatattttacatttacttaatttgtttttacctGCCTCACAcctaaattgaattatttttagcTGAATAGTGTGAAGTAAATTTAAAAGGATAAATAAACATTGAAAGACCACCATCTTTTGGACCACCTAAAAATCTTTTTTCTATATGCAAGTTACTATTGTGAATATCGTTTCACAACCATAAGTCGTTTGTTAATCTTCagaacatgaagatatttttgatatctTTCCCTCCATCTGGAGTTAGAATGGCAGGCAAAAGCTCAAATTTAAtctgttttctgaagatgaataagggtcttatgggtttgcaacaacatgaggATATGTAAtgttaatgatagaatttttgggggagctatccctttaaatcagggttcctcaaatctggacctcaagatccactttcctgcagagtttagatctaactctaatcaaacacacctgagcatgctaatcaatgccaatgaaTGCAGACCTGCCAACATGTACGCATTTTTCGTACTCTGCACGCATTTTGACCCATAAGTACACTAGTACGATTCGCTGCTCTTTAGGTACGCATTTTGTTGCGTCTCGCATTTTGCCGATTTCAGTTTCTATGCAATCTATGACGCTGATTCTGCCGCTGATCCACAGCGTGTAAGTGGAGTGAAAAGCTTTCGGCCAATCAGAGTGGTGCATGTTAACCCACCGCCCACCTGCCCCTCCCATCCACAAGCTTAGTTGGCAGTTAAGTGGTGGAATGGCTTGCAATCTAGAAGGTTTTAGACAGGCCAGGTGCTGATTAACGTAAGATAAAGGTAACAGTTAGGCTATGTTTAGCCTAATTGAATTTATGGACATTAAAAATGACCTTGACATGACATCATAACAAGCAGTCCAGCTGTGacgagctcagttcagttcacgcGTTCATGTAGGCTAACATGAAAGGGTGGCCCTTCCAATAACGCACCTAAAAGCTGTCACAAAGAAACggcaaaagtaatgattatgaatattttatcaatataattactaataaacaagtgttttctgtatCAATGTCGTGTCGACTGCAAAGATAAAGTTGACGAAAAAGTCGCAGTAGTGAACGCgccagagaaatgcacatttcatacggATTAACGGTAGATAAGCAGAGAGCAGTCTGTTTTCTTTCGTTTTGAAGTGTTCTGTTCAACCCTCTTGAGTCGtttaacgcgtatacgcgttatgagtcattttctcctgataaccaagaaaagaacttaaattacgcaaaatcgaatctgtaaagggtctacttttatttgtatacagacataataacaacaaaacttgtgcacataaaataaagataacaaacaaggtgtgctgtcttcagCCTTTGTCTGCtgtgatcttcatgtacaaacacgtcattaaaatgaactgtaactccgtgaatactcaacgaagagacacgagagagatatctatagaaagcctgaaatgtctacttttaaactaaacaagtaccgccgaaaacaaatattatgtgataaaataatccatatgaaaacaacgcgatgtcttgtccgtttttcacatctcccaTTATCTTCTAAttcgaccacgcccccgcgctgaacgctctattcagattctaatgttaaataaagttttttttattttactatttgcctcgcgatgagaggaataagatataagtcaccccaaaatgtgatgtggttgagcatttgagatttggatttcctcagaaaaaaaagaatgaagcactttattcagcagagatcataaacatgagtaagtctcttattatttatttatatacttgtactagttttcatataacgtataaacattttactagttagactttttccaaactataattcctgactaaatgtataatcaagtgaaacattatgaagtttcaataacaatatgcaatactataccattcaaaagcttgatgtaaataatataaatgtaacaaataaatgtaactgtaacaaatgtaacaaacaatgctgttctttcaattaatTCCCCtgtaaaaacctgaaaaaaatattctcagctcttttcaacattaataataatctattaatatgagCACAGAGATGTTTAGTTCTCTTGTGACAAGAAAAGTCATGATTGCCTCCAAAGAAAGCATTTGTTACAAAGAGACTTTCACTGATGCACTACttaaaaaaagccaaatctgcaacctttaacaagttaaacaatgcaaaagtttaaacactttgcatgaaaaattatttaaaaaaatgttgtttgtttttagaaaactgattttgatattgataactgctggttttgcacatttattaaattttttgattgatttatttagaaagaatgtcctcagtttacttttatttctgacaATATTTTCAGGTGGAAGAAGTTTCCATGGCCTATGCCTCCAGTACAAAATGTTCGGAGTGATTGCAGaaattgtataacatttatggtctacttgtatatgttatggagtaaataataaatcttaattggtgaaaggatattatgtgtataatatgtattatagtgtTAGGTATCTCATAGGTTTCTCACAGATGTGTGTGCAATGGTGGAGCATACATTGGCGGTGGGCTGTAAGGTTcacgcggtgtgtgtgtgtgtgtgggggggggggttggggggggggtgtagtactcataaaatttcttcaaggttggcaggtatgcgaatgtctttgggatcattagaaaatcacaggctggtgactttgatcagggttggagctaaactctgcagcgcattggacctccagggcaagatttgaggaagggggctttAAATTAATAGACATTGATCGAgcatttaacatgttgatttaaTAGATACAGATTTTACacattaaagtgtaaaaaaaggcaaaagttatttttcattatgATAAACACACTTTTTCTAGAACATTTGtaacttgtcattctgatgtttttgtttgttttattagagATCTGTGATTCATGATGATTCGGATGATCTCTTTGAAAATTCGAGTGTAAATGGTAAAGATGACCAAGACATTCAACGTGACGTCAGACAGAATCATGCATCATTTGCAATGAGTGAACAACATTCCGCTTGTACCACAGCATCCAAAAGAGCAAAAAACACAAGAGTAagtgttaattatttaaatagcttAAATAAAGGGTTTCCGCGGggtcataaaaagtcataaatttaaccataagaatttaaggccataaaagtcataaaaacgtccggattttccatacaatgtcataaaaaaacatttagccacgtcttaaattgatatgctagtccattaatttgttcttccatcaaaatACGCTCGCAGCAGCAATGGCATTCATTTGTTTGAcctgttgtagttctgtatgaggaatctgggtggtatcacactggtatcacagcgttccagaactataaggtccatgcggcagcatacagacttgtcagaAGGACTTTCACAGAAACCCGCGCGAACTCCGAACATACTGTCATACTGAGTCACTGCTTAGCTTAATTGAAATCATCCTGGCTATCACAATAGTAAAATGTACCTTTAATGATCCATGGTTCGGAGACGGTGCGTTTAGCAGCTGGCTCAAGCCCGTCACTAACAATCGGTATCAAGCATCGATCCatacacaagacgcggaaaaggtTAACCGATTAGCTGGTAACtatcgcgctgtgttcggtgcggagagagagagccgcgtatcacggacagtccCTCCTGCACATGAACCAACAAATACTAATCAcagttttgaacaaacaaaaggacgtgaaagagcccaattcagtaccacGGTGTTCAGGTGTTCAGGGGTTCAGGGTTCACGCTGAGAAAGGCGTCTAAAAACACTTGTACaccgaatttgcttctttttgctcttgtgccgacaaatacatagcctacaaaatatatcaaaatacccgccttggaaagtatgctcaaaaacttttttttttttcagttatttgtatattcaattataatatattcagttatttgtatgtgtatatatatatatatatatatatatatatatatatatatgtcaaagtaaacagttgaggaaaaagatgcgttcatcgtctcttaaagtgaccacgcctaatttagctattagctgctgtaatgttaatccaagaaaatgaaagaaaaatcactcactctccttgactgcattactttgtagttttaataagaattttaagcaaactgtgacatattagaCCCAAATAATCTTCacagtgaactactagtgaaatagatataaatgttttatctatctatatataaaattgggatcaaaaattattcagcaccttataaagcaccatgcatttttttctgaattgctaatgcaaccttttcacaccacagtctgaacaaaatgcattggttggtaattggtcaacaaagtattgatagttgtgtaaatattatcagtaacagttgtctgtagttttggttgattgtaatccattacgtacatttttatcaaagttatgacattatcaagacgaATTTAACTCTAAAGTCTTGTcgtattttataaccattttagaagcaatagcaattaaactgtctgaataaattttggtttgattgtatatttaatttttacattgaagactatccagtgctattttaaatttaattattcggtttctgtacctggacacctacaaacttgaaaaaaaaaaaacttaaacattgtgtaaatagcaaaaataaataaaaataaacaaacatacatacaaattagacaatttcaaacagggcgcactggtacaaccttcaccgctGACCCCAAATACACCCTGCCTCTGGGTGTTGaatactgtgaccaaacaccaataacactttttattttggaaagtaatgccataaaataattgttgatttacaatgttactttacaatgttacaattgttaagtgttcctgtgttcttgatactcaagaaaaagaaggcgaaggcttcagtttcttaatcttaagacataatagaataactcttcaaataataaaacttgttactttcaatgaaaagtcaataataaatacttttgaaaggaattttaatgactgaatttatttatcgtaattcgtgtaggtcataaattcaaatcctaatagtcatgaaaaggtcttaaaaagtcttaaatttgactgattaaaccctgcagaaaccctgtaaatagaatagaatggaaaATAGCCTATGATAGAGGATTAAATTAACTGAATGGTCATTGTCTTTCAAGGCTAGAGGGAAGATCGCGGAGTACTCGGATGTTTCGAGCGAAGATGAGTTATCTGTTAGTGAGGAAGAGTACATTCCTGATACATCAGAGAGTTACACATCAGATAGTAGCATGAGCTTTACTGCTTCACCAAAgggtaaagaaaaaaagttacagactTTGCCAGTCCGGAGCAGTTCAGCTGTGAACAGAATCAAAAAGTTCAGTATTCAAAGCAGCGGTGACTTAGGGGGCTCCCAGAACCACGACATAGCCAAAGTTCCTGACACATCTTCCATTCTTGACAGCGCAACATCAGTAGTTATCCCAGCTGTAATTAAAAAGAGAGGTGGATTGAGAATGTACAGCAAAAAACAACAGTGCTTTTTTTGTGAAGGTGCTTTTACAAAAATTTCTAGACACCTGGAACGAAAGCATAGAAATGAGGTAGAGGTAGCAAAAGCGTTAAGTCATCCAAAGGGCTCAAAAGAAAGGAGGATGCAACTTGAGTATCTACGTAACAAAGGGAACTTTGCTTACAATAGTACTGTTATTAATACAGGTGCAGGACTGATGATTCCGCGGAAACTGCCCAAAAAGAACCTGGAGGGGGAAAGTTTTATGCACTGCATTTACTGCAAAGGactcttcttaaaaaaaactttgtggcGACATGTCAAGGTTTGCAAATTCAAGCCTGGTGATGAGAAGCCGAAACCTGGAAAAACCCGTGTCCAGGTTCTTTGTGGCTTTGCACAACCTCCCCCACCAGGAGTAACTCATGGTGTTTGGAAGCTGTTAAATTCCATGAACCAGGACCAAGTGGCACTTGAGACTAGAAATGACTGGTGCATTTTAGAGTTAGGAAAGCATCTTTACAACAAGTATGGATCGAGAGTTAAAATGCATGAACACATCCGCCAAAAGATGAGGGAGCTTGGAAGACTCCTAATATGTGCAAGAGAGGTATCCCCCCTTACATCTATTAAAGAGCTCATTCATCCCACAAACTTCATGCATACCATCAATGCAGTTAAAAGGGCTGCTGGCTACAATGAAGAGACCAATGTATTTGAAAAGGCTAGTGTGGCTGTGAAACTTGGACAGAGTCTGAACAAAATCGCAATGCTCATTGAGAGCCACTCTACTATTAGAGGAGACGAAAAGACAGGAAAAATTGCGAACAGTTTTCAACAGCTTTATAAGTCCAGATGGCCCGAATACATTTCTACAACAGCCCGGCGAACACTGGAGGAAGCAAAATGGAATTCCCCACAATTACTTCCATTCACAGAAGATGTTAAGCTCCTTCATATATATCTTGACGAGCAAGAGAAGACCCATCGCAAACTCTTGTTAACACAGCCATCATCTCAGCACTGGGCAAAACTGGCCAAGATCACGTTAACTCAGGTTATGCTTTTCAATCGTAGACGAGAAGGGGAAGTGTCACAAATGCCATTGTCTGCATACATCTCCAGCAACCAATCGGATGCTCATCCAGATATTAGCATGGCCCTCACAGATTTAGAAAATAAACTGTGTCAGTACTTCAAGCGTGTAGAAATTAGAGGCAAAAGAGGCAGAAAGGTTCCCGTGCTTCTCACACCTTCCATGCAAGAATCAATCAGCCTGCTTCTTGAAAATCGGAATACCTGTGGAATTCCAAATGAAAATCCTTTTCTCTTTGCACGCCCGTATGCaatgacatttttcagaggctctGATTGCATTCGCGAATTTGCTGTTGCATGTAGTGCAAAAAATCCTCAGACTCTTACATCAACAAAGTTGAGAAAACAGATCGGGACACTTTCTGAAGTTCTTAATCTTAGCAACACAGAGTTAGATCAGTTGGCAGACTTTCTAGGCCATGACATTCGAGTTCATCGTCAATTTTACAGGTTACCCGAAGGCACCCTCCAACTGGCCAAAATTAGTAAAATTCTTCTGGCCCTCGAAAAAGGACGCTTGGCAGACTTTAAAGGGCGAAATCTTAATGAAATCAACATAGATCCAGAAGGTACTATACACCGTACACAACATGGGTTCAGATTTTGGGAATGCTTTGAATAACATTaccttgtattttaaataatatatttctgttagGGGTGCACTAATCAATATCGGCcaatcattaatgcgcatctcgtcagtaaagccggttctctaatcagctgtaaattccacCAGGCCGTTGTTAAAtgactagctgcgcaaataaacgctgtaTCAAAATATCACGCACCTGGTgcaatttacagctgattagagaaccggctttactgacgagatacgcattaatgatcggccaaTCTTGATCGGTGCACCCCTAATTTCTGTATTTTCTACTTTTAGAGGAAGTTACAGTGGACAGTGATTTGGAGGAGTCCACTTCTAGTCCAAAAGGTAATGATTACATAATGTCAGTTTCAATTTATGTTTGCCTAAATAATGggacatcggatgcccattttccggAGTTGGactgattctttagggtcttcataTAATGTCTGCAAAATACCCGTCTGCCAACTCTGAAACCCGGCAGCAGTTCAAGCGGATGATGTAGCACGTCGGCATTGCGTGATTACTGAGAgcacagagagagaacaaaacaaaatgctgttcacaaattatatatatatttgcttgtttgtttgttttagtgtttatAGCTCTTTTGAAGCCAAGAACTCAACCATCTGGAGTCCATTGATCAGCCTGTTTCTTCCTCTTCTTATCACAGCACTCGCCTAAACCTGGCTCCTGGTCAGGTACACTTGTCCCCATTAGCACTCCAATTAACTCACTCATCAAGCCCCACATAAAAGCACACACCTGAGAATCATTCACTGTCCGGTCTCATAAACTGTTTTTATCCTCCATGAAGTCCGAGATCTAGATGATTTTGTGCAGGAGTTTGTGAATTATGGTCAACTCGCCGCATGTGATGACCTTACCTTAATGAAGGGATTCTGGTGCGGTTTGGAGGAAGATATCCATCTCGTCATGCTGAGAGCTTATCCATGCTGGTCATTGAAGAATTATATCAACTTCGCGCTGTGGTTTGCCAGATTAGACTTCACCATGGATGAGGCGAAGTCCCGTCCACAGTCGTCACGTGGATGCTGTTGCGCTCTGTTCCACTTGCTGTTCCCCAGCTGAGCTTGCATTTGCCAGCCGCCGGTGCCTCAAGTCCTGAATCACTCTCCATGGCTCTGCTGTTCAGCCCGCACTCATGCCCAACACCACCATCCGCGGCCAACACAAGTCTGTAGCCGTCAACGGTTTACTCAAGCTGAGTGCCATCTGTGGCAAAGCCTGTGCCGCTGCCCAAAGCAAGATTAATGCCGCCATAAGGTCCTATGGCAAGGCCTTATAACATTAAGATGCCCGCACCTTACAAATGCCCTCCCCTGTGTCAGATTCCCCAGAGCTCAGCCTAGTGCCTGTTTCTCTTTAGCACCCATTAGTTCCTGTAGGCAAACAGGTAGGTATTCTGGATTTGAC
Above is a window of Carassius auratus strain Wakin unplaced genomic scaffold, ASM336829v1 scaf_tig00215262, whole genome shotgun sequence DNA encoding:
- the LOC113094137 gene encoding uncharacterized protein LOC113094137 isoform X1, with product MISLIEAEQRREANQDTFFMFDFIWQNKKWSIDATHEDGTLGRLINDDHINPNCTMKRIIVEGKPCLCLFAARDIIPGEELTYDYGGSHWPWRKPPCKDDDNTTAIENCSDDSVTTEGTSRFTAEPPWKDDDNMTAIENCSEDSVTTEGTSRFTAEPLVDYSDTEDEVLCSKIKTSYKKRSVIHDDSDDLFENSSVNGKDDQDIQRDVRQNHASFAMSEQHSACTTASKRAKNTRARGKIAEYSDVSSEDELSVSEEEYIPDTSESYTSDSSMSFTASPKGKEKKLQTLPVRSSSAVNRIKKFSIQSSGDLGGSQNHDIAKVPDTSSILDSATSVVIPAVIKKRGGLRMYSKKQQCFFCEGAFTKISRHLERKHRNEVEVAKALSHPKGSKERRMQLEYLRNKGNFAYNSTVINTGAGLMIPRKLPKKNLEGESFMHCIYCKGLFLKKTLWRHVKVCKFKPGDEKPKPGKTRVQVLCGFAQPPPPGVTHGVWKLLNSMNQDQVALETRNDWCILELGKHLYNKYGSRVKMHEHIRQKMRELGRLLICAREVSPLTSIKELIHPTNFMHTINAVKRAAGYNEETNVFEKASVAVKLGQSLNKIAMLIESHSTIRGDEKTGKIANSFQQLYKSRWPEYISTTARRTLEEAKWNSPQLLPFTEDVKLLHIYLDEQEKTHRKLLLTQPSSQHWAKLAKITLTQVMLFNRRREGEVSQMPLSAYISSNQSDAHPDISMALTDLENKLCQYFKRVEIRGKRGRKVPVLLTPSMQESISLLLENRNTCGIPNENPFLFARPYAMTFFRGSDCIREFAVACSAKNPQTLTSTKLRKQIGTLSEVLNLSNTELDQLADFLGHDIRVHRQFYRLPEGTLQLAKISKILLALEKGRLADFKGRNLNEINIDPEEEVTVDSDLEESTSSPKECTTVSSSQHTVCENGTLPADPVSKKREV
- the LOC113094137 gene encoding uncharacterized protein LOC113094137 isoform X2, with translation MISLIEAEQRREANQDTFFMFDFIWQNKKWSIDATHEDGTLGRLINDDHINPNCTMKRIIVEGKPCLCLFAARDIIPGEELTYDYGGSHWPWRKPPCKDDDNTTAIENCSDDSVTTEGTSRFTAEPLVDYSDTEDEVLCSKIKTSYKKRSVIHDDSDDLFENSSVNGKDDQDIQRDVRQNHASFAMSEQHSACTTASKRAKNTRARGKIAEYSDVSSEDELSVSEEEYIPDTSESYTSDSSMSFTASPKGKEKKLQTLPVRSSSAVNRIKKFSIQSSGDLGGSQNHDIAKVPDTSSILDSATSVVIPAVIKKRGGLRMYSKKQQCFFCEGAFTKISRHLERKHRNEVEVAKALSHPKGSKERRMQLEYLRNKGNFAYNSTVINTGAGLMIPRKLPKKNLEGESFMHCIYCKGLFLKKTLWRHVKVCKFKPGDEKPKPGKTRVQVLCGFAQPPPPGVTHGVWKLLNSMNQDQVALETRNDWCILELGKHLYNKYGSRVKMHEHIRQKMRELGRLLICAREVSPLTSIKELIHPTNFMHTINAVKRAAGYNEETNVFEKASVAVKLGQSLNKIAMLIESHSTIRGDEKTGKIANSFQQLYKSRWPEYISTTARRTLEEAKWNSPQLLPFTEDVKLLHIYLDEQEKTHRKLLLTQPSSQHWAKLAKITLTQVMLFNRRREGEVSQMPLSAYISSNQSDAHPDISMALTDLENKLCQYFKRVEIRGKRGRKVPVLLTPSMQESISLLLENRNTCGIPNENPFLFARPYAMTFFRGSDCIREFAVACSAKNPQTLTSTKLRKQIGTLSEVLNLSNTELDQLADFLGHDIRVHRQFYRLPEGTLQLAKISKILLALEKGRLADFKGRNLNEINIDPEEEVTVDSDLEESTSSPKECTTVSSSQHTVCENGTLPADPVSKKREV